The proteins below come from a single Salinivibrio kushneri genomic window:
- a CDS encoding CDP-alcohol phosphatidyltransferase family protein produces MLDRYAIAVIRWPLKQAAVQLTKWRVKPNTVTLSGFLIGLLAVPALALQMYWLALVFIIINRLFDGLDGALAREQGLTDAGGFLDITLDFIFYAAIPFGFALADPASNAIAASFLLFCFMGTGASFLAFAIMASKHQIDNPVYANKSMYYIGGITEGTETIASFVLMCLFPTYMAWIAGVFGAACLITAASRVWAGYHTLHTLDTPSS; encoded by the coding sequence ATGCTTGATCGTTACGCCATCGCGGTGATCCGCTGGCCATTGAAGCAAGCAGCGGTGCAGCTTACAAAATGGAGGGTAAAACCCAATACCGTCACGCTCTCAGGCTTTTTGATTGGCTTGCTAGCGGTGCCCGCTCTCGCGCTGCAAATGTATTGGCTGGCGCTTGTGTTTATTATCATTAATCGACTTTTCGATGGCCTCGATGGTGCGCTCGCCCGCGAGCAAGGACTCACGGACGCTGGGGGGTTTTTAGATATTACTCTCGATTTTATCTTCTACGCGGCGATCCCTTTTGGTTTTGCCCTAGCCGATCCGGCCAGCAACGCCATCGCTGCCAGTTTTTTACTGTTTTGCTTTATGGGGACAGGCGCAAGCTTTTTAGCGTTTGCGATCATGGCCAGCAAACACCAGATTGATAATCCGGTTTACGCCAACAAGTCGATGTATTATATCGGCGGGATCACCGAAGGGACGGAGACCATCGCCAGTTTTGTGTTGATGTGCCTTTTCCCAACATACATGGCGTGGATTGCCGGCGTTTTTGGCGCAGCCTGTTTAATCACCGCCGCCTCACGAGTTTGGGCGGGCTATCATACCTTGCATACACTCGATACGCCCTCCTCCTAG
- a CDS encoding ATP-binding cassette domain-containing protein, with protein sequence MTLCVNQLTINAPDQCLVRDLSFSVAPGEILTVMGPSGCGKSSLLSILAGHIQPPMHYSGQLTLNGEPFDHLPPEQRRIGILFQDDLLFPHLNVWQNLAFALPSSMSKAQKRDQAIATLGDVKLAEFADYAPSQLSGGQRARISVLRALLAAPDAILLDEPFSKLDKPLRRDFRTFVFEQIAQRNIPALIVTHDAEDIADPSRCLNWPKRPVDSAVQEEMQNA encoded by the coding sequence ATGACACTGTGTGTCAACCAACTCACCATAAACGCGCCTGATCAATGCTTGGTGCGTGATTTGTCATTTTCGGTCGCCCCGGGAGAAATACTCACTGTGATGGGACCCAGTGGCTGCGGAAAATCGAGCCTGCTGAGCATATTGGCGGGACATATCCAACCACCCATGCATTACAGCGGTCAACTGACGTTAAATGGTGAGCCTTTTGATCACTTACCGCCAGAGCAGCGCCGTATCGGGATTTTGTTTCAAGATGATTTACTCTTCCCGCATTTAAATGTATGGCAAAACTTGGCGTTTGCCTTGCCATCCTCGATGAGCAAAGCGCAAAAACGCGATCAGGCCATCGCAACATTAGGCGATGTCAAATTAGCGGAGTTTGCCGATTATGCCCCCAGCCAGCTTTCGGGCGGCCAGCGCGCGCGGATCAGTGTGCTGCGTGCATTACTCGCCGCCCCCGATGCTATCTTGCTTGATGAGCCCTTTAGTAAGCTGGATAAGCCGCTGCGGCGGGATTTTCGGACCTTTGTTTTTGAACAAATCGCGCAGCGAAACATCCCTGCGTTGATTGTGACGCATGATGCCGAGGATATTGCGGACCCGAGCCGCTGTTTAAATTGGCCTAAACGCCCAGTTGACTCAGCAGTGCAAGAGGAGATGCAGAATGCTTGA
- a CDS encoding ABC transporter permease, translating to MARLLFAITLTVCCLPLLPGVGGLFATAFAFLPTLGLTEANFSGWQAVMAWPGLSQSIQLTLISGLGSSLLAVALSFMILQATWQTPIWQKISARLPALLALPHVAFAIGLVLLLSPSGWLFRLLSPLLGDNPVTWALVQDPYVIGLTLALTLKETPFLLLMSLSVLRQIDVSRLTMVSTSLGYNRTATWLKVILPLWLAKMRFPIFAVIAYSLSVVDVAMILGPNTPPTYAVLVWQWFNDPDLALLPRASAGALLLFALCGLALLLFRFLAWLGCQCLNRWQYTGRRHAWLPGKSLWWPVFITPLAIIPVLLMWSFALRWSFPDWLPSRYSLRFWEQELSYVWSLVGNSIVLAVISASVALLFAIGCLERSVNQQRSVPRAVIAIPLLVPQLSILFGIQVAVYSLPGQWHVPATLWAHIFFAFPYVYLALDGPWQQFDMRLMQTARSLGVSAALAWWRIKLPLLLPAIILAWAVGASVSLAQYLPTQLLGAGRINTLTTEAVSLSSGLDRRINGLYGLMQAMLPLIVFALATMLSRIAERRLLPTSTPTFSGAQHHDTVCQPTHHKRA from the coding sequence ATGGCACGTTTGCTGTTTGCCATCACCCTAACGGTGTGCTGCCTACCCTTGTTGCCAGGGGTGGGCGGCTTATTCGCGACCGCCTTTGCATTCTTACCCACACTAGGGCTGACGGAGGCTAACTTTAGCGGCTGGCAAGCTGTCATGGCATGGCCGGGGCTATCACAATCTATTCAGCTAACGCTCATCTCGGGATTAGGCAGTAGCCTGCTCGCGGTGGCGCTTAGCTTTATGATTTTACAGGCCACTTGGCAAACGCCCATTTGGCAGAAGATCAGTGCGCGCTTGCCTGCGCTACTGGCATTGCCACACGTCGCCTTTGCCATTGGTCTGGTTTTACTGCTTTCCCCCTCGGGTTGGCTGTTTCGCCTACTAAGTCCCCTTCTCGGTGATAACCCAGTGACTTGGGCGCTGGTACAAGACCCTTATGTTATTGGGCTCACCTTGGCGCTGACGCTAAAAGAAACCCCCTTTTTATTGTTGATGAGTCTGTCGGTGCTGCGTCAAATTGATGTCTCTCGGCTGACGATGGTATCAACCAGCCTCGGGTATAACCGCACCGCAACTTGGCTAAAAGTCATTCTCCCGCTTTGGCTGGCCAAAATGCGTTTCCCGATTTTTGCCGTCATCGCCTACAGCCTGTCAGTGGTTGATGTGGCGATGATCCTCGGGCCGAATACGCCGCCTACCTATGCAGTATTGGTATGGCAGTGGTTTAATGACCCGGATTTAGCACTATTGCCCAGAGCTTCAGCCGGTGCCCTGCTGTTATTTGCCCTGTGTGGCTTGGCCTTATTGCTATTTCGCTTTTTGGCATGGCTTGGTTGCCAATGTCTCAATCGCTGGCAATACACGGGGCGCCGCCACGCATGGTTACCCGGCAAATCACTCTGGTGGCCGGTGTTTATCACTCCCCTTGCGATTATACCTGTGTTGCTGATGTGGTCATTCGCGCTGCGCTGGTCATTTCCCGATTGGCTCCCGAGTCGATATAGCTTACGGTTCTGGGAGCAAGAGCTTAGCTATGTGTGGTCATTGGTGGGGAACAGCATCGTTCTAGCGGTGATCAGCGCCAGTGTCGCCTTGCTGTTTGCCATCGGATGTCTGGAACGTTCGGTCAATCAGCAACGCTCGGTGCCAAGAGCCGTCATCGCCATTCCGTTATTGGTTCCTCAACTCTCTATCTTGTTTGGCATTCAGGTGGCGGTGTATAGCCTTCCCGGCCAGTGGCACGTGCCGGCAACCCTTTGGGCTCACATTTTTTTCGCGTTTCCTTATGTGTACCTCGCACTCGATGGGCCGTGGCAGCAATTTGATATGCGGCTTATGCAAACCGCCAGAAGCCTCGGTGTCAGTGCCGCCCTTGCATGGTGGCGGATTAAACTGCCGCTGCTTTTGCCCGCCATTATCTTAGCGTGGGCGGTTGGCGCGAGTGTCAGTTTGGCGCAATATCTGCCCACACAATTGCTGGGCGCGGGACGCATTAATACTCTCACTACCGAGGCAGTCAGCTTATCGAGCGGCCTCGATCGTCGTATCAATGGCCTGTATGGACTGATGCAAGCGATGCTTCCCCTTATTGTTTTCGCCTTAGCCACTATGCTGAGCCGCATCGCTGAGCGTCGCCTTTTACCGACATCAACACCAACTTTCTCAGGAGCTCAACACCATGACACTGTGTGTCAACCAACTCACCATAAACGCGCCTGA
- a CDS encoding ABC transporter substrate-binding protein, whose product MTMKHWIAALTLAIVSTASFTASASAENDRWESIEQQAKGQTVYFNAWGGNQEINAYLRWASRELQRDYGVTLKHVKVTDIAETVNRLLAEKTAGKDSGGSVDMVWINGENFKSMKENDLLYGPFVSTLPNWKIVDKSLPVEEDFTEPTDGLEAPWGVGQLVFIHDQKTLANPPRSFAELLSLAKAYPGRISYPKPPEFHGTSFLKAALLELTDVREALYLPVDEVDFDAVTAPLWRYLDQLHQVAWREGAQFPSGSAETMQLLDDGELLVAIAFNPNAAKAAVASGKLAPSARAFAFDQGALSNIHFMAIPYNANAKAGAMVAINFLMSEKAQLRKADTQVWGDPPVVKLSDIAEVSRFNTQPEPHPSWQTALESAWLKRYGQ is encoded by the coding sequence ATGACAATGAAACACTGGATAGCGGCGTTAACATTGGCAATTGTAAGTACCGCCAGTTTTACTGCCTCTGCGAGCGCGGAAAACGACCGTTGGGAAAGTATTGAGCAACAAGCCAAAGGTCAAACTGTTTACTTTAACGCATGGGGCGGCAATCAAGAGATCAATGCTTACCTGCGCTGGGCGAGTCGCGAGTTACAACGCGATTATGGTGTCACACTGAAACATGTCAAAGTGACGGATATCGCTGAAACCGTCAATCGCCTGCTTGCCGAAAAGACAGCGGGTAAGGATAGCGGCGGCAGTGTCGATATGGTGTGGATTAACGGCGAAAACTTCAAATCAATGAAGGAAAATGATTTGCTGTACGGTCCTTTTGTCAGCACGCTCCCCAATTGGAAAATTGTCGATAAAAGTTTACCGGTTGAAGAAGACTTCACTGAGCCAACAGACGGCCTCGAAGCACCTTGGGGGGTGGGACAGCTGGTGTTTATCCATGATCAGAAAACCTTGGCCAACCCACCTCGCTCTTTCGCCGAACTGTTAAGTTTGGCTAAAGCATACCCTGGCCGTATCAGTTACCCCAAACCACCCGAGTTTCATGGCACCAGTTTTTTGAAAGCCGCCCTGCTGGAACTTACCGATGTGCGCGAGGCACTTTACCTGCCGGTTGATGAGGTAGACTTTGACGCCGTGACCGCCCCACTGTGGCGCTATCTAGACCAACTACATCAAGTGGCATGGCGCGAAGGCGCTCAGTTCCCGTCAGGCAGTGCCGAAACTATGCAACTGTTGGACGATGGTGAGCTTCTCGTCGCGATAGCGTTTAACCCCAATGCGGCAAAAGCAGCGGTTGCCTCTGGAAAACTCGCCCCGTCAGCGCGTGCGTTTGCCTTTGACCAAGGCGCGCTATCGAATATTCACTTTATGGCGATTCCATACAACGCCAACGCAAAAGCCGGCGCTATGGTCGCTATCAATTTCTTGATGAGTGAAAAGGCACAACTGCGTAAAGCCGACACCCAAGTATGGGGCGATCCACCCGTGGTTAAGTTATCCGACATCGCCGAGGTCAGTCGCTTTAACACCCAACCCGAGCCACATCCAAGCTGGCAAACCGCGCTTGAGAGTGCGTGGCTGAAACGCTACGGCCAATAG
- the lpdA gene encoding dihydrolipoyl dehydrogenase produces MPVKKILLGLVVVALVTLWFSLDLSQWLTLENAKAQQVALNDYIIENATTASLVFFVGYVVMTALSLPGAAVASLLGAALFGFWWALVLVSFASSIGATLAFLVSRFMLRDWVQAKFGNKLDTINRGIEKDGSLYLLTLRLIPIFPFFLINLVMGLTSFKTRTFYWVSQLGMLPGTAVYVNAGTQLAQIDALGDVVSPSVLGSLALLGIFPLLAKWVMAWITRRKRYQGWNKPHQFDRNMVVIGAGAGGLVSSYIAAVVKAKVTLVEKGSMGGDCLNTGCVPSKALIRAAKTMREIGKAKAFGIHTQAPAVDFPAVMARVKQVITQIEPHDSVERYTKLGVECVQGEAHIVSPWEVEVNGERLTTRNIVIATGARPMLPPIPGLAEVTHYTSDTIWSLNDLPPRLLVLGGGPIGAELAQSFACLGSQVTLAEMADQLLSREDKDAAQLVEKALERDGVTVLTQHKVKAFEHNDNEQIALLDGPDGEKSVSFDAVLVALGRSANTKGFGLEKLDIPVTERGTIQVNEYLKTAYPNIYAVGDVAGPFQLTHASAHQAWYAAVNALFGQFKRFRADYSVMPAATYTSPEVARVGINEKEAKANQQEVEVTYYGIDDLDRAIADGNDHGFIKVLTPKGKDTILGVTIVGEHAGDLLAEFTLAMRHGLGLNKILGTVHPYPTMSEAVKYTAGMWKQAHAPEKLLNWVEKYHRWMRH; encoded by the coding sequence ATGCCAGTAAAAAAGATATTGCTTGGTTTAGTGGTGGTGGCGCTTGTAACACTTTGGTTCAGTTTAGATCTCAGCCAGTGGCTCACGCTTGAAAACGCCAAAGCACAACAAGTGGCATTGAATGATTACATTATCGAAAACGCGACCACCGCAAGCCTGGTGTTTTTTGTCGGCTATGTAGTGATGACCGCCCTATCCTTACCGGGTGCGGCAGTAGCGAGTTTATTGGGCGCAGCACTCTTTGGCTTTTGGTGGGCATTGGTGTTGGTCTCCTTTGCTAGCTCGATTGGCGCCACCCTCGCCTTCTTGGTGAGTCGCTTTATGTTGCGCGACTGGGTCCAAGCCAAATTTGGCAATAAGCTCGATACCATTAATCGTGGCATAGAGAAAGACGGTAGCTTGTATCTGTTAACCCTACGCCTGATCCCGATTTTCCCGTTTTTTCTGATTAACCTCGTGATGGGGCTAACGTCGTTCAAAACCCGCACCTTCTATTGGGTCAGTCAGCTCGGTATGTTGCCGGGTACCGCAGTCTACGTGAATGCAGGGACCCAACTGGCCCAAATCGACGCACTTGGCGACGTGGTGTCACCCTCGGTGCTTGGCTCACTCGCCTTGCTGGGTATCTTCCCACTGCTGGCAAAGTGGGTCATGGCTTGGATCACACGTCGTAAACGCTATCAAGGTTGGAACAAGCCCCATCAGTTTGACCGCAATATGGTAGTGATTGGTGCCGGTGCAGGCGGCTTGGTATCAAGTTATATCGCGGCGGTAGTGAAAGCGAAGGTTACGCTGGTCGAAAAAGGTTCGATGGGAGGAGACTGCCTAAACACAGGGTGTGTTCCCTCAAAAGCGCTGATCCGTGCGGCGAAAACCATGCGAGAAATTGGCAAGGCTAAGGCCTTTGGCATTCATACCCAAGCGCCAGCGGTTGATTTTCCGGCGGTCATGGCGAGGGTTAAGCAAGTCATTACCCAAATTGAGCCCCACGATTCGGTCGAGCGTTACACCAAGCTCGGCGTGGAGTGCGTGCAAGGCGAAGCACACATCGTCTCGCCATGGGAAGTCGAGGTGAATGGCGAACGCCTCACAACCCGCAACATCGTGATTGCGACCGGCGCACGCCCTATGTTGCCCCCGATTCCCGGTTTGGCTGAGGTCACGCATTACACCTCAGATACAATTTGGTCCCTGAATGACCTGCCGCCGCGGTTGTTGGTTTTGGGCGGGGGTCCCATTGGCGCAGAATTGGCACAAAGTTTTGCGTGTTTAGGCAGCCAAGTCACCCTCGCAGAAATGGCTGACCAACTTCTCAGCCGCGAAGATAAAGATGCCGCCCAGTTGGTTGAGAAGGCGTTAGAGCGTGACGGTGTCACGGTTTTAACACAGCACAAAGTCAAAGCATTTGAACACAATGATAATGAGCAAATCGCCTTACTCGACGGCCCTGACGGTGAGAAGTCTGTCTCATTTGATGCGGTGCTGGTCGCGTTAGGGCGCAGTGCCAACACCAAAGGCTTTGGTCTCGAAAAGCTCGATATTCCAGTGACCGAGCGTGGCACGATTCAAGTCAACGAGTATCTGAAAACCGCCTATCCAAATATCTATGCGGTAGGTGATGTAGCGGGGCCGTTTCAGCTCACCCACGCCAGTGCTCATCAAGCATGGTATGCCGCGGTGAATGCACTATTCGGGCAATTTAAACGCTTTCGAGCTGATTATTCAGTAATGCCTGCCGCGACCTATACATCGCCAGAAGTCGCGCGCGTGGGCATCAATGAAAAAGAAGCCAAAGCCAATCAGCAAGAGGTGGAAGTAACCTATTACGGCATTGATGATTTGGATCGCGCGATTGCTGATGGCAATGATCACGGGTTTATTAAGGTGCTGACACCAAAAGGAAAAGATACCATTCTGGGGGTGACTATTGTTGGCGAGCATGCGGGCGACTTGCTCGCAGAGTTTACTCTCGCCATGCGGCACGGGTTAGGACTAAATAAAATTTTGGGCACCGTCCATCCATATCCCACCATGAGTGAAGCGGTGAAGTATACCGCTGGGATGTGGAAACAAGCCCATGCGCCCGAGAAGCTGCTTAACTGGGTCGAAAAATATCATCGTTGGATGCGTCACTAA
- a CDS encoding TfoX/Sxy family DNA transformation protein — MDKPALKDAMRLFADFGNIKSRSMFGGFGLFCEDTMFALVVNNTLHLRAGKENETLLKKQGLTPYVYKKRGFPVVTKYFAIPDGWWDDHQKLIHEAKSALDVAIRDRSLKSEASPSRLKDLPNLRLATERMLKKAGIDSPETLHKQGAVNAYKALVSAHDKDLSLELLWSLEGAITGKHWSVVPPQRRQELLQHLEN; from the coding sequence ATGGATAAACCAGCTTTAAAAGACGCGATGCGTTTATTTGCCGATTTTGGCAATATCAAATCCCGATCCATGTTCGGCGGATTTGGCTTATTTTGCGAAGACACCATGTTCGCCCTTGTCGTCAACAACACCCTTCACTTACGCGCCGGCAAAGAAAACGAAACCTTGCTTAAGAAACAGGGGCTTACTCCCTATGTCTATAAGAAACGTGGGTTTCCGGTGGTCACCAAGTACTTTGCCATTCCTGATGGTTGGTGGGATGATCACCAAAAACTCATCCATGAAGCTAAAAGTGCGCTAGATGTTGCCATTCGTGATCGTTCGCTAAAAAGCGAAGCCAGCCCATCGCGATTAAAAGATCTCCCTAATCTCCGATTAGCCACGGAAAGAATGCTGAAAAAGGCAGGAATCGACTCGCCTGAAACCCTTCATAAACAGGGTGCGGTCAACGCCTACAAAGCACTGGTATCTGCACACGATAAAGACCTTAGCTTGGAGCTATTATGGTCACTAGAAGGCGCGATTACTGGCAAACATTGGTCTGTGGTTCCACCTCAACGTCGCCAAGAATTATTACAACATTTAGAAAATTAA
- a CDS encoding substrate-binding domain-containing protein produces MATIKDVARLAGVSTTTVSHVINKTRFVAEKTTEKVWQAVEDLNYAPSAVARSLKCNTTRTLGMLVTKSTNPFFAELVHGVEDYCYEQGYTLILCNTEGNLEKQRDYLRMLSEKRVDGLIVVCSDLNEDLMLLLEKKRDLPMVVMDWGSHHIDTDRIEDNAELGGYLATKHFIDNGHTQIGCISGQMNKNTCKQRLAGFYRALDEANITANPDWIVEADFEADQAKVAAQQFIDMTHRPTGVFCFNDIMALAAISTFNQAGLQVPEDISVIGYDNIDLTEYYSPPLTTVHQPKRRLGKTAVKLLLARINNNDTQQQVFEMDLELISRESVKTIT; encoded by the coding sequence ATGGCAACGATTAAAGATGTCGCGCGTCTCGCGGGCGTTTCAACCACCACGGTTTCACACGTAATCAACAAGACCCGCTTTGTCGCAGAGAAAACAACCGAGAAGGTTTGGCAAGCCGTTGAAGACCTTAATTATGCGCCAAGTGCGGTCGCGCGTAGTTTAAAATGTAATACCACTCGCACGCTTGGTATGTTGGTGACCAAATCCACCAACCCTTTTTTCGCTGAACTGGTTCACGGCGTAGAAGATTATTGCTATGAGCAAGGTTATACCCTGATCCTATGTAATACCGAGGGTAACCTAGAAAAACAGCGTGACTATTTACGCATGTTGTCAGAAAAACGCGTCGATGGCTTGATTGTGGTGTGCTCCGATCTCAATGAAGATCTCATGCTACTGTTGGAAAAGAAACGCGATCTCCCGATGGTGGTAATGGATTGGGGGAGTCATCATATCGATACAGACCGTATAGAAGATAACGCTGAATTGGGCGGTTATTTGGCCACCAAACACTTTATTGACAATGGCCATACCCAAATCGGCTGCATTTCCGGTCAGATGAATAAAAATACCTGTAAACAACGGCTAGCCGGGTTTTACCGTGCACTGGATGAAGCCAATATAACGGCGAACCCTGACTGGATCGTAGAGGCTGATTTCGAGGCAGATCAGGCCAAAGTCGCTGCGCAACAGTTCATTGATATGACTCATCGTCCCACGGGCGTGTTTTGCTTCAACGATATTATGGCGCTCGCCGCAATTAGCACCTTTAACCAAGCGGGGTTGCAAGTACCTGAAGATATTTCTGTGATTGGTTATGACAATATTGATCTGACCGAGTATTACTCACCACCATTGACGACCGTGCACCAACCTAAACGGCGACTCGGTAAAACCGCTGTTAAACTCTTGCTTGCACGTATTAACAATAATGATACACAACAGCAAGTATTTGAAATGGATCTCGAACTCATTAGCCGAGAATCTGTAAAAACGATAACTTAG
- a CDS encoding heme ABC transporter ATP-binding protein gives MSRTALHVQHLHYTLGQRPLLRDINVAFQSGQLHVLLGPNGAGKSTLLKQLMSEQHQQGDVLFWSASRATWPRDTFARQVAFLPQTSGLTFAFTVKDVVEMGGTPLKANRKQIQALAEEQLHQWHISHLAHRAYPTLSGGEKQRVHMARISMQLAHTEPTRAMMMLDEPTSALDISHQHQTLMQCRALVDQGMTVIIVLHDLNLASRYADYLYFMKQGEMVLSGTPWQCFTHHQMTEIYQHPLTVMTHPRHACPLIVT, from the coding sequence ATGTCTCGTACGGCGCTTCATGTTCAACACCTTCACTATACCCTTGGCCAACGCCCACTGCTTCGCGACATCAATGTCGCGTTTCAAAGTGGACAGTTACATGTCTTACTCGGTCCGAACGGAGCAGGTAAAAGTACCTTGCTCAAACAGCTGATGAGTGAGCAACACCAACAAGGCGACGTATTGTTTTGGTCAGCGTCAAGAGCGACATGGCCTCGTGATACATTCGCGAGACAGGTTGCCTTTTTGCCGCAAACCAGCGGGTTAACCTTTGCGTTTACGGTAAAAGACGTCGTCGAAATGGGCGGCACACCATTAAAAGCAAACCGTAAACAAATCCAAGCGTTAGCCGAAGAGCAGCTACATCAATGGCACATATCTCATCTTGCACATCGTGCCTACCCCACTCTGTCGGGCGGTGAAAAACAGCGTGTACATATGGCGCGTATTTCCATGCAATTAGCGCATACTGAACCAACTCGTGCAATGATGATGCTTGATGAGCCGACATCTGCCCTTGATATTAGTCATCAACACCAAACGCTCATGCAGTGCCGGGCACTGGTTGATCAAGGAATGACCGTAATCATCGTACTTCACGACCTTAACCTTGCCAGTCGCTATGCTGATTACCTCTATTTTATGAAACAAGGCGAAATGGTTCTCTCAGGAACGCCTTGGCAATGCTTTACTCACCACCAGATGACTGAGATTTATCAACATCCACTGACAGTAATGACACACCCGAGGCATGCTTGCCCATTGATAGTGACGTAA
- a CDS encoding FecCD family ABC transporter permease codes for MPLQIQHPYQRLFSALTILLLAVSVTSIAVGQWQLGWLVSLQSLTPWQDQLEPHVLAIVQQVRLPRTLLCLFVGALLAVSGALMQGLFRNPLADPGIIGVSGGASLGGALGLLLLSFGSINIAFHLSVPLFAFFGALFATLFVYRIGTTAVGTSVTVMLLAGIAISALSGAALGMINYVADNQTLRDIALWSMGSLTGASWGQIGLTGVAAVALTVFACCRAHQVNALLLGENEAAYLGIDIHRLKRLLIIATAAGMGVSVSAAGLIGFIGLVVPHIGRLIVGPDHRILIPLSAVLGALLLTLADIIARVIVAPAELPVGIITALMGAPFFIWLLIQQRQTMVH; via the coding sequence ATGCCACTACAGATACAGCATCCTTATCAGCGACTCTTTTCCGCGCTGACCATTTTGTTGCTTGCCGTATCGGTGACCTCGATTGCAGTCGGTCAATGGCAGTTAGGTTGGCTCGTCAGTCTACAAAGTCTAACGCCTTGGCAAGACCAGCTTGAGCCTCATGTATTAGCCATCGTGCAGCAAGTCAGACTGCCCCGAACGCTGCTTTGCTTATTTGTGGGCGCTTTACTCGCCGTTTCCGGTGCATTAATGCAAGGACTATTTCGTAACCCTCTTGCGGATCCTGGGATTATTGGTGTCTCAGGGGGTGCGTCTCTAGGCGGTGCACTGGGGCTGTTGTTATTGTCATTTGGCAGTATAAACATAGCGTTTCACTTATCCGTGCCTCTATTTGCTTTTTTTGGTGCACTTTTCGCAACGTTATTTGTATACCGAATCGGCACCACCGCGGTGGGCACGTCCGTTACCGTCATGCTATTGGCCGGTATCGCTATCAGTGCGCTATCAGGCGCGGCGCTGGGAATGATCAACTATGTGGCCGACAATCAAACCCTACGCGATATCGCATTGTGGTCTATGGGATCACTGACCGGTGCCAGTTGGGGACAAATCGGTTTAACTGGGGTGGCGGCTGTCGCTCTCACGGTGTTTGCTTGTTGTCGTGCTCATCAGGTGAATGCTTTATTGCTCGGTGAAAACGAAGCCGCGTATTTAGGGATCGATATTCACCGCCTAAAACGTTTGCTGATCATTGCAACCGCTGCTGGGATGGGCGTATCCGTTAGTGCTGCGGGATTAATTGGGTTTATTGGCTTAGTGGTGCCGCATATTGGCCGCCTAATCGTTGGGCCCGACCACCGTATACTCATCCCCTTATCTGCGGTATTGGGGGCACTTTTACTCACGCTTGCCGATATTATTGCTCGAGTGATTGTCGCACCTGCGGAGTTGCCCGTAGGCATTATTACCGCTTTGATGGGCGCACCTTTTTTTATCTGGCTTCTTATTCAGCAACGACAAACGATGGTGCACTAA
- a CDS encoding heme/hemin ABC transporter substrate-binding protein — MATAAVRLIALMMTLVSFAIHASPRIVSAGASVTDLLIDLGAEQQVVGIDATSQLDSKGVPNIGYHRQLSVEGVLSLSPTLLLGSEEMGPKPVLTKLDNAGVKVVALPSAPTVAALKQRITQVANLTEKQSEAAPLLRAVDGKLTQLKRRAPASTQQGIFLLVHQGRPASIAGASTTPNTLIELIGATNPAANTVTSYKPLSPEALLGFNPDFILVMQRSLDQLGGLTGLANAVPLLENTQAFQQNKILAIDGSVLVGGLSLKSLDEALRVQSQLIELSQ; from the coding sequence ATGGCAACCGCTGCTGTTCGACTGATTGCCCTCATGATGACACTCGTTTCATTTGCAATTCACGCATCGCCACGCATAGTGAGTGCGGGGGCAAGCGTTACTGATCTACTGATTGATCTGGGAGCAGAACAACAAGTTGTAGGGATTGACGCCACGAGCCAGCTAGATAGTAAAGGTGTTCCCAATATTGGCTACCACCGTCAGCTGTCGGTAGAGGGTGTACTCTCACTGTCACCCACGCTTTTGTTAGGCTCTGAGGAAATGGGCCCCAAACCTGTGCTAACAAAGCTCGACAATGCTGGGGTCAAGGTGGTTGCGCTACCAAGTGCTCCGACGGTGGCGGCACTGAAACAGCGCATAACCCAAGTTGCCAACCTCACAGAGAAGCAAAGTGAAGCAGCGCCTCTGCTCCGTGCGGTCGATGGAAAACTCACGCAACTGAAACGTCGCGCCCCAGCGTCGACACAACAGGGAATTTTCTTGCTTGTTCATCAAGGTCGTCCCGCGAGTATTGCCGGTGCGAGTACGACACCCAATACGCTCATTGAGCTTATCGGCGCGACTAATCCGGCTGCCAATACGGTTACCAGCTACAAACCCCTCTCTCCCGAGGCGCTGCTCGGTTTTAATCCCGATTTTATTTTGGTGATGCAACGTTCTTTGGACCAATTGGGTGGCTTGACAGGACTTGCCAATGCCGTCCCCTTGCTAGAAAACACCCAAGCCTTTCAGCAAAACAAGATCCTCGCGATCGATGGCAGTGTATTGGTTGGCGGTTTGAGCCTGAAAAGCTTAGATGAGGCGCTTCGTGTACAGTCACAGTTAATCGAGCTTAGCCAGTGA